From Triticum aestivum cultivar Chinese Spring chromosome 4A, IWGSC CS RefSeq v2.1, whole genome shotgun sequence, a single genomic window includes:
- the LOC123082514 gene encoding cytochrome P450 72A14 codes for MATSVIEDSFPWEHQRWVYVYVVAGAVLVWCAVRALEWAWWRPRHLERELRAQGLRGRAYHYVAGDAPFMERLHKEARSQTMPLGSHDVVPRAMPLFHQTIKEHGKMSITWFGPVPWFGPVPRVTITEPELVREVLSNKLGHLEKLNLGRLQRMLHHGVGSHEGEKWVKHRKIITPAFHLEKLKRMLPAFAACCTELVQRWEVLAAGDAPCEVDVWPDMKNLTGDVISRAAFGSSYHEGRKVFQLQGEQIELIVQAMDKMHIPGYLFLPTKGNRRMNQIVAEIERVLKGIIAKREKALKAGEATSGDDLLGLLLESNMAHCTPGDAGITTEDLIGECKLFYFAGMETTSLLLTWTMIVLCMHPDWQDRAREEVLDVFAHGMTPDYDGLTRLKIVTMVLYEVLRLYTPLTSVHRKTCKPMDLGGVRYPAGMLFMVPFLCLHHDKNVWGADADEFRPERFANGISKAGVSGDALPFFPFGWGQRTCVGQNFAMLEAKMGIAMILQRFSFELSPSYTHAPFPIGLLHPEHGAQLMLTRLP; via the exons ATGGCGACGAGCGTGATAGAAGACTCTTTTCCATGGGAGCACCAGCGCTGGGTGTATGTTTACGTAGTGGCTGGCGCGGTTCTGGTGTGGTGCGCCGTGAGGGCGCTGGAGTGGGCATGGTGGAGGCCCCGGCACCTAGAGCGGGAGCTGCGGGCGCAGGGCCTCCGGGGCAGGGCATACCACTATGTCGCTGGCGACGCACCGTTTATGGAGCGTCTCCATAAGGAAGCCAGGTCCCAGACCATGCCACTGGGCAGCCATGACGTCGTGCCGCGGGCGATGCCGCTGTTTCACCAGACCATCAAGGAGCACG GTAAAATGTCGATCACTTGGTTTGGACCGGTGCCTTGGTTTGGACCGGTGCCTAGAGTGACCATCACCGAGCCTGAACTGGTGCGTGAAGTTCTGTCCAACAAGTTGGGTCACCTTGAGAAGCTCAACCTGGGCCGACTTCAAAGGATGCTGCACCACGGTGTGGGTAGCCATGAGGGTGAAAAATGGGTTAAGCACCGGAAGATCATCACCCCTGCCTTCCATCTCGAGAAGCTCAAG CGCATGTTGCCGGCTTTCGCCGCATGTTGCACGGAGTTGGTGCAGAGATGGGAGGTTCTAGCCGCCGGTGATGCGCCATGCGAGGTAGATGTCTGGCCTGATATGAAGAATCTGACAGGGGATGTCATCTCGCGGGCCGCATTCGGCAGCAGTTACCATGAAGGCAGGAAGGTATTCCAGCTTCAGGGTGAGCAGATCGAGCTCATCGTGCAGGCCATGGACAAGATGCATATCCCTGGTTACCT GTTCTTGCCAACCAAAGGCAACCGAAGGATGAATCAGATTGTTGCGGAGATCGAGAGGGTCCTAAAAGGCATTATCGCGAAAAGAGAGAAGGCCTTGAAAGCCGGCGAAGCTACGAGTGGTGACGATCTTCTCGGGCTGCTGCTGGAGTCCAACATGGCACACTGCACGCCGGGAGATGCCGGCATCACGACGGAAGACCTGATCGGAGAGTGCAAACTGTTCTACTTCGCGGGCATGGAGACCACGTCCTTGCTGCTAACGTGGACCATGATCGTGCTCTGCATGCACCCGGACTGGCAGGACCGTGCCAGGGAGGAGGTCCTGGATGTCTTCGCCCACGGCATGACGCCAGATTATGATGGCTTAACTCGCCTAAAAATCGTAACCATGGTCTTGTACGAGGTGCTGCGGCTGTACACGCCGCTGACATCGGTCCATCGCAAGACGTGTAAGCCCATGGACCTTGGCGGTGTCAGGTACCCGGCGGGCATGTTGTTCATGGTGCCATTCCTGTGCCTCCACCACGACAAGAATGTTTGGGGCGCGGACGCCGACGAGTTCAGGCCAGAGAGGTTCGCCAATGGGATCTCCAAGGCAGGGGTGTCGGGCGACGCGCTGCCCTTTTTTCCATTCGGCTGGGGCCAGCGGACCTGCGTCGGCCAGAACTTCGCGATGCTCGAGGCCAAGATGGGGATCGCCATGATTCTGCAGCGCTTCTCCTTCGAGCTCTCGCCGTCGTACACACACGCGCCGTTCCCCATCGGCCTGCTGCACCCAGAGCACGGTGCGCAACTCATGCTCACAAGGCTTCCGTGA
- the LOC123082515 gene encoding UDP-glycosyltransferase 73C1-like, which translates to MAPVETEKSITLPRTHVVLVPLMGQGHTTPMADLACLIAGRGVRVSLVTTPVNAARLRGLADRARSAMLPLEIVELPFPPADDGLPRGSSDNSDNVLQLFLSLYRLAGPLEAYVRSLPWRPSCIISDSCNPWTVGVARSVGVPRLTFTGPSCFYSLCDFNVVKHGLLHSGNVVPGMPVRVELSKDTWAAAFLTCMPAWGKFVEEVREGIRTADGAVVNTFRGLEEQFVACYEAALGKPVWVLGPFFLNSRDEEARTIDQSTVIAWLDMMDQSTVVYVCFGSLAQMLPKQLYEIGHGLEDSGKPFLWVVKESETVLPEAKEWLEALEMRTAGHGLIVHGWAPQVAILSHRAVGGFMTHCGWNSLLESVAQGVPVMTWPHFGDQFLNERLAVDVLGVGVPVRPFDGEKAVDLVVRGHIARAVSELMGDGAVAEERRRKCKEYRERAHGAMAKGGSSHGNLTLLLRSFMRSGSKEQVNSVCSAR; encoded by the coding sequence ATGGCGCCCGTGGAGACGGAGAAATCCATTACTCTTCCACGAACACACGTTGTTCTCGTCCCGCTCATGGGGCAGGGCCACACCACCCCCATGGCCGACCTTGCGTGCCTCATTGCGGGACGCGGCGTGCGAGTGAGCCTCGTCACCACGCCCGTCAACGCTGCGCGCCTGCGGGGACTAGCCGACAGGGCGCGGAGCGCCATGTTGCCGCTGGAAATTGTCGAGCTCCCATTCCCGCCGGCTGACGACGGGCTGCCCCGGGGCAGCAGCGACAATAGCGACAATGTCCTCCAATTGTTCCTGTCCCTCTATAGGCTAGCCGGGCCACTCGAGGCGTACGTGCGCTCGCTGCCCTGGCGCCCCAGCTGCATCATCTCCGACTCCTGCAACCCGTGGACGGTCGGCGTCGCCAGGAGCGTTGGGGTCCCTCGGCTCACCTTCACCGGCCCTTCCTGTTTCTACTCGCTCTGCGACTTCAACGTCGTAAAGCACGGGCTTCTTCACAGCGGCAACGTCGTGCCGGGCATGCCGGTGCGAGTGGAGTTGAGCAAGGACACATGGGCCGCTGCCTTCTTAACTTGCATGCCTGCGTGGGGGAAGTTCGTGGAGGAGGTGAGAGAGGGCATCCGCACGGCCGACGGTGCCGTGGTGAACACGTTCCGGGGCCTTGAGGAACAGTTCGTCGCATGCTACGAGGCAGCGTTGGGCAAGCCGGTGTGGGTGCTCGGGCCCTTCTTCCTCAATAGCCGGGACGAGGAGGCACGCACCATAGACCAGAGCACAGTCATCGCTTGGCTGGACATGATGGACCAAAGCACGGTCGTCTATGTCTGTTTCGGCAGCCTCGCGCAGATGCTTCCCAAGCAGCTGTACGAGATCGGACACGGCCTCGAGGACTCTGGGAAGCCATTCCTTTGGGTGGTGAAGGAGTCCGAGACGGTTTTGCCAGAAGCAAAAGAGTGGCTCGAAGCCCTCGAGATGCGCACGGCAGGGCATGGGCTCATAGTGCATGGCTGGGCGCCTCAGGTCGCCATCCTGTCACACCGCGCCGTAGGTGGCTTCATGACCCACTGCGGGTGGAACTCGCTGCTGGAGTCCGTCGCGCAAGGCGTGCCTGTCATGACGTGGCCTCACTTCGGTGACCAGTTCCTCAATGAGCGGCTTGCGGTGGACGTACTTGGCGTCGGCGTGCCAGTTAGGCCGTTCGATGGCGAAAAGGCCGTGGACCTTGTAGTGCGGGGGCACATTGCGCGAGCAGTGTCGGAGCTGATGGGCGATGGGGCAGTggcagaggagaggaggagaaagtGCAAGGAGTACCGGGAGAGAGCTCACGGAGCCATGGCCAAAGGAGGCTCGTCGCATGGAAACCTGACACTGCTATTACGCAGCTTCATGCGGAGTGGCAGCAAGGAACAGGTTAATTCCGTTTGCTCTGCTAGGTGA